A window of Bombina bombina isolate aBomBom1 chromosome 5, aBomBom1.pri, whole genome shotgun sequence genomic DNA:
taataaatttaatttagtgtttgcaatgcgagagggcctcggtttaggggttaataggtagtttatgggtgttagtgtactttgtaacactttagctatgagttttgtgtaacagttttgttgtgtaaaactcataactactgctctcagatggcggtacggaccttgttgttatagtgtgtaacgcaagctttttagcctcaacgcaaaacttgtaatgacagggCTACGGATATCcaacgcaaaaacgtaattttttgacagcgggactgacgttgcgctacatgctaaaaggcttgtggtacagttataccgacaaaactcgtaatggctgcgttgctgttttaacgctgaaattgccattttttcagtgttaaaacatgaacgcacaactcgtaatctacctgtaactGATTAAAAAATGTTATATGCCCCCTTGAGCCTGTAAAGGGTAGAAGGTAGAAGGGAAAAAAACATTGGCCCAGACTAGTATTCCCACTGATAAAAACTCCAACTGGCTATAGAATAGCAtctaaaactttattttgttttgttgaatATAGAAAAACAGAGGACATTACTATTTCCAGGCATACTATCTGGTGACTCATCAAAGGAATTACATGGCTAACATATAATGTCTCTGATCAGGGATAGGTGTACAATAAGCTGTGTGTTAATCAGCTACCTGATTTTTTTGACATGTAATGATGTATGATTTATTTGCCTTAAATAATATTATCACAGCAATGACATTGCTGTCTCATAGAACAGGAGGAATGTAATATGCCAAATCTGACAATCcccaaattaattaataattattttgtgttaTAAACAACTTTCGTTCTTAAAGTGTCTTACACACATTACACTGACATAAAGGGAATTTAGGACAAGAAATATGAGGCATTTTGATTGTCAATTTGATGACCTTACTCATAATGTATTGCAATGATAATACTAGGTGCAGAAGATTTCTATGTAAAAACAAGCCCTCCCGACACTCCTGAGTAGTTTGTGGATGTAAATAACCTGTACAATAAAGTATTAtgtatcaaaaattctaaatattcACTGTAAATAAAAAAAGTCTAGTGTTTTAACCATTGCTAAAATATTAATCTAATCTACTGATAAAGTGTCATTTTTAGGAATGCCTTTAATtccatatatttataaaaaatatttcctTTTACATTTGTATAGGTGTTGGAGTAGATGACATGTTCATCATGATTTCAAGCTGGCAACaaacaaaagtaaaaagtaaagtTGAAGAAAGAATGGCAGATACATATGCAGAAGCAGCTGTCTCAATAACGATCACAACTCTAACAGATGTCTTAGCTTTCTACATAGGGATAATGACTTCTTTTCAGTCAGTGAAATCCTTTTGTATCTATACTGGAACTGCCATATTATTTTGTTTCCTCTATAACATCACCTGTTTTGGGGCTTTCCTGGCACTAAATGGTAGACGAGAGCAGAGCAATAGACATTGGATGATGTGTACAAAATTGAGAGATCAGACTGATAGTGAGCGTTCTTCTGTATACAACGCATGCTGTGTTGGCGGATCCTATGACCAGGTTACAGACAAGGAGATTGACCATCCAATGACTCTCTTCTTTCTTAAGTATTATGGGCCTTTCCTTACAAACATCTGGAGCAAGTTAGTTGTAATCGTCTTATATTGTGGGTATTTGGCCAGCAGCATTTACGGATGCTTTTATGTCCAAGAAGGAATTGACCTACGTAATTTGGCTCCTGACAATTCATATGTGGTGCCATTTTATGAGAATGAAGAATTGTACTTTTCAAACTATGGTCCCAGAGTTATGGTTGTTATTACTAAACAAACAGAATACTGGAATTTAGATACTCGGGTCAAAATTGAAAGCTGCATGGAAAACTTTGAAAAGAATTCTTTTGTTGACAAGAAACTATCTGAGTCATGGTTGAGAATTTATGTAGCGACTGCTGAGGAAAGGAAACTGAATATAAGTACCCAGGATTTATTTATTGAACATTTAAATACCTTTTTTGCCGTTGCACCAAATTATAAACAAGATGTTGACATTAACTCAAAAGACATCATAGCATCCCGCTTTTTCATTCAGACTTTTAATGTAACTACAGCAGTTGATGAGAAAGAATTGTTAAATCAGCTTCGAGACATAGCAAGTAGATGTGATATTCCATTACTAGTGTATCATCCAGCGTTTATTTACTTTGATCAATATGCTGTGATAATCCAGACTACTATTGCAAACGTCCTTATAGCTGCAGCTGCAATGTTTATTATCTCAATATTGTTAATTCCCAATCTTCTCTGTGCATTATGGGTGACATTTTCTATTGCTTCCATTATAGTTGGTGTTACAGGATTCATGGCTTTTTGGGATGTTAACTTAGACTCGATATCAATGATCAACCTTGTTATTTGCATTGGGTTCTCTGTTGACTTTTCTGCTCATATTTGCTATGCGTTTATTTCTAATGTGAAAACCAGTGTAAATAATAGAATGATTGATGCTTTACATTCTCTTGGGTATCCCATTGTACAGGGGGCTTTATCAACCATTTTGGGTGTGATAGCACTTTCTGCAGCAGGAAGTTACATTTTTAGAACATTTTTCAAGATCATGTTCCTTGTTATTTTTTTTGGAGCACTCCATGGCCTCATGTTTCTTccagtgtttttaactattttgggTAGCTGTTGCATTAAATGTTTTAACACTGCAAAAGTAGAAGATAAAAATGAAAAGCATGAACCAGAGAATGCAAATTCTCATGAGCATTCAGAAAACACACTAGAGGAAAGAAGAAATCCTATTGACTCAAATATTTTTCACTTAGATCATTTTTAATGATCCAGATTGTTCCtagttattttttatattcttgTTAAACTTGTTGACTTTTTGTAacatattggttgtaatttttttactttataaataCTCTCCTCCTTAATTTATTCCTCATTGAGATGGGTTGACTGACCAAAATAGCAGAAGCTAGAGCTTGTGTCCGCTTGTCATAACATCTcaactcaaattttttttaaaataatcttttatgaCAAATTTTCAGATAACACAATACAATTATATAAGTAAGAAACAGAGAATTTGATGTGAAGTACACTTCTgaaacctttattttgtaattttagaggcTTTCATAACAGACTAATTagctggccacttatggacccttTGATTCAGGTAAAACTTGTAACACGTGTTAGTCATATCAAGGACCCTGTTGGGTCCAATGGTTCATAGTAGATGCAAAAatataattgtaacaataatactaaatgatataataaaataataaaaaaaaatgtttgcaatatatcATAGCGAGCATatcagcgggtaaacactgctTCAAATGATGATATGGTGTAAATACAATTATGGTATAGATAACATTAGCATCTGTTGCTATAGCTAAATGAAGAAATATAGAAACAGTAATACCATTATAAGAACAGCATAATGATGAAGGACAATAACATGAAAGATATATCTATAGACAAAACCGATGTCCTAGATGAGACCCGTATAAGATGTGTTACAAAAGAATGGAGGAGCAACCTGTGTATAATAACCAGTAGGTTATCATATTATAAGATAATATGAGCCCTAATAATGTACTCAACTACGCTTCTACATTTCAGAGTTAGGATATGAGATGAGTATAGGTGTAATTGGTCTGGTTATGACTCTAGTTGTATAATAATTTCCAGGAGTTAACCTAACCTAGGCCAAGGGCTAATAGGCTTACAGgcatacagacccctaaccaaaTAGATATAGGTGTAAATCGATGGTGGCATACCTAAATTTTCAAAGGTGAAGAATATACTTAATGGCATTGTGGATGCTAAGAGGTTATGCGTCGTTGTTAGGTGATTACTTAAAATATTGTAGGTATCTGCTTATTCTTGAACTCAGTGAAATATGAGGGTGAGGGTACTCTAATATCTAAATATAGTGGGAGTAGAACACAACATTGTAATAGGTGACTATCCAAGGCTGTTGGAGCGATTATAAAGAAACTGTAATTGGGAGTGATTTGGAATTTTAGCTGGTGGGCCAAAATGTATTCTGATCTAGTGCGAATGTACATTGGAGATAAATGTGCAGCCCTAAA
This region includes:
- the LOC128661433 gene encoding patched domain-containing protein 3-like, which translates into the protein MLALNNTNCLERPLSAGFRMLGRLVGRFPWWFLIIPIAISAGLGAGFIFLSQRQSNDIEEQFTPTGGPAKNERKFIMDHFPVNDSGQFSAQRLFTEGAFASLIAVSTSTNVLDINTFQELLKLDKAVRSLNITIPEFGSEVDFGYQQLCAEIQGPNCLSPNPLISAVQDNPELIEKVNVTYPMFQNRTFLGMYLGGVKLGPADTVLEAKALRLVYYLKEDKAQDRNKSLVWLNHFIKTIPQQIEELQLKTVQVSYFTSLSRQLEFEGNTKSVIPLFSITYFITIFFSIISCLRFDPVRNKVWVAAFGVISSGLAVLSSFGLLLFCGVPFVITVANAPFLILGVGVDDMFIMISSWQQTKVKSKVEERMADTYAEAAVSITITTLTDVLAFYIGIMTSFQSVKSFCIYTGTAILFCFLYNITCFGAFLALNGRREQSNRHWMMCTKLRDQTDSERSSVYNACCVGGSYDQVTDKEIDHPMTLFFLKYYGPFLTNIWSKLVVIVLYCGYLASSIYGCFYVQEGIDLRNLAPDNSYVVPFYENEELYFSNYGPRVMVVITKQTEYWNLDTRVKIESCMENFEKNSFVDKKLSESWLRIYVATAEERKLNISTQDLFIEHLNTFFAVAPNYKQDVDINSKDIIASRFFIQTFNVTTAVDEKELLNQLRDIASRCDIPLLVYHPAFIYFDQYAVIIQTTIANVLIAAAAMFIISILLIPNLLCALWVTFSIASIIVGVTGFMAFWDVNLDSISMINLVICIGFSVDFSAHICYAFISNVKTSVNNRMIDALHSLGYPIVQGALSTILGVIALSAAGSYIFRTFFKIMFLVIFFGALHGLMFLPVFLTILGSCCIKCFNTAKVEDKNEKHEPENANSHEHSENTLEERRNPIDSNIFHLDHF